In Uranotaenia lowii strain MFRU-FL chromosome 2, ASM2978415v1, whole genome shotgun sequence, one genomic interval encodes:
- the LOC129741987 gene encoding uncharacterized protein LOC129741987, translating into MANNSGIRSSQRRCCEVKCWNNRLGNNSKLISTTHVPLLKISKRVKSQSTNKSQFSRMVEVLEQHPDVAKGFSKYDGAPVWDQIAQDLNSLGPPEKDSTAWKKVWSDLKSNLKKKLSHNRQEQRATGGGPNKMCLLTDLEERIAALAGLTPAVEGIEGTSSFGIASENISGIANDASVELALSDEEETQEDTRRETTRRKRPLNQSMELLKEQVQQQGQFHGDVWSCRAPSMQRNLFLRTPIVRSIIPLAKLCLLLKVLSRDPDCGDLCGVMSHGSAG; encoded by the exons atggcgaacaactcgGGGATCCGAAGTAGTCAGCGGAGG TGTTGTGAAGTGAAGTGTTGGAATAACCGACTAggaaataattcaaaacttatttCCACGACCCATGTCCCATTGCTTAAAAT CTCGAAGCGTGTGAAGAGCCAAAGTACCAACAAATCGCAATTTTCGCGGATGGTTGAAGTTCTCGAACAGCACCCGGATGTAGCTAAagggttttcaaaatatgatggtGCACCGGTTTGGGATCAAATTGCCCAGGATCTGAATAGCCTTGGCCCTCCAGAAAAAGACTCAACAGCCTGGAAAAAA GTATGGTCTGATctaaaatctaatttaaaaaagaaactatCGCATAACCGCCAAGAGCAACGGGCAACTGGAGGTGGCCCGAATAAGATGTGTCTGCTCACGGATCTCGAAGAAAGGATTGCCGCATTGGCCGGCTTGACACCAGCCGTCGAGGGCATCGAAGGAACTTCATCGTTTGGTATTGCAAGTGAAAACATCAGTGGAATTGCCAATGATGCTTCAGTGGAGCTTGCTTTATCAGACGAAGAAGAAACACAAGAAGATACCCGTCGAGAAACTACCCGCCGGAAGAGGCCATTAAATCAAAGTATGGAATTGTTGAAAGAACAAGTCCAGCAACAAGGACAATTTCACGGCGATGTT TGGAGCTGTCGAGCCCCGAGTATGCAGCGAAATCTATTTTTAAGAACTCCAATTGTCCGTTCAATTATTCCCCTAGCTAAGCTATGCTTGCTGTTGAAGGTACTTTCGAGAGATCCTGATTGTGGGGATCTATGCGGTGTTATGAGCCATGGTTCAGCAGGATAG